The genome window AAAACAGCACATCCCCGGTCAGCAGCTCGCGCCAGGTCTGGGGCTGGTCGAAGTCGACGAGGTGTTCCTCTAGCTTGGGGTTTTGGTAGCCGGTAGGCCGGCGGACAAATACTTTTAGTTGGTCGAAGCGGTTATCGAGCAGCAATTGACGGAGCAAATGGTCACCGACTAGGCCGGTAGCGCCAATGAGAAGAGCAGTACGCATACACAGGAGGAAAAGAAGGTTGGAAGAACATACGGAGGGTAGCCCGGCCCGCTGAAAAACACCCGTACACTGGCGCGGGCTAATGGCATAACGCAGGCTTAGTCACTCACCGTCAGTACTATTTTGCCAATGTGGGCGCTGCTTTCCAGCAGGCGGTGGGCATCGGTGGCGGCAGCCAGGGGCAGCGTGGAGTGCAGGACGGGCCGGAAGCGCCGGTCGGGCAACAAGGGCCAGACGTGGCGCTCAACGTCCGCGGCCAGGGCTGCCTTGAACTCGGCGGAGCGGGGCCGCAGGGTGCTGCCCGTAATGGTGAGGCGGCGGGCCATTACCTCCAGAGCGTTGAAGCTAGCCGCGCCGCCCTGCATGGCGTTGATGAACACCAAACGGCCATCGTCGCGCAGCAGGCGCAGATTTTTGGCCGTGTAGTCGCCCCCAATCATGTCCAGAACGACATCGACCCCGTCCGTTTCTGCGACTACCGCTTCAAAGTCTTGCTCCCGGTAGTTCACCACGAGGTCGGCGCCCAGGGCGCGCACGGCCGCACACTTCTCCTCGGAGCCGGCCGTAGCCACCACGCGGCTGCCCAGCAGGTGGGCCAGTTGCACGGCCGTGACCCCAATGCCGCTGCTTCCGCCGTGCACCGGCAGCGTTTCGCCGGGCTGCAGCTGCCCCCGCTGAAACACGTTGTGCCACACCGTAAACACCGTTTCTGGGAGGCTAGCTGCTTCCGCAAAGGTCCAGCTGACGGGCAAGGGCAGGCAGTGGCGGGCGTCTGCGGCGGCGTACTCAGCGTAGCCGCCCTGGGCTAGCAGGGCACACACGGCGTCGCCGGGGTGCCAGCGCGTAACCTCAGCGCCGCACGCTTCTATTACGCCCGCTACCTCCAGCCCCGGCACCAGGCCGCTCACGTCGCCGCTGCCGCGGTATTTGCCCTGGCGCAGCAGTATATCGGGGCGGTTGACGCCGGCCGCGTGCACCTTGATCAGGACTTCGTGGGCGGCGGGTACCGGCCGGGGTATCTCCCGGACTTCCAACACCTCCGGGCCGCCGGGGCGGGTAATAACCAGTGCTTGCATAGGGAAGAATAACGGACAGAGGTAGGCAAACAACTACGCAACGGGCCGGAAGTTCTGGCGGCTGCGCTTCAATAAGGCGCTAAAGGCTGTCCGCCAGCCGGCTTTTTCCGTTTCTTGCTTTATGAAAAACATTTCCCTGCTTCCTCACTTTTTGCGCACGGCCGGACAGCTCACGGGGCTGGCGGCGTGGCAAACCGGCCGCCTGTTTCGCAAAGCGGCTCAATCCGCGCTGGAATCGGTGCAGGATGTGCTGCGGGCTGAGGTGCAGAAGGGCAACGCCAAGCTCGTGCGCGACTTCCTCACCAACACCGCGTTGCCCGCCGCCCGCACCCTGCTGCTGGAGCGCATGACAGCTCGCTTGCTCGTACGCCTGGGGTTGCGGGGTGCCCTGGCCTCGAATGTAGTAGGCTGGATTCTGCCGGTGGTGCTGGAGCAGCTGGTGAAGGCCGGTCGGAAGTCGGGGTTCTTCGACAAGCTCCGCGAACAGGAAACGGTGCAAGACACCCTGCAGCGGCTGGACGAACTGAAGCGGGCTACCTGGAAGCGCCTCTCCCCCGACCACGGCAGCGGGGCTGAGGTACTACCCGACGACACCGAGCTGCCACGACAGCTGCCCGCCTGAGCCGGCCAAAAACGCAGGAGAATTTCAAAAAATTCCGCCCCTGATTTTTATTCATTTTTATTGATTTTATGGCTCTACAAGGCAATCCGGGCCGGATTGCGCGCCCGTACGTGGCGCCTATGACCCAGCATTCTGCCTTACCAGAGGATGGAACCACCCACCTCCCCATTGCTCCCAAAGTAGCCCTGCGCGACTTGTACCGGGTGGCCCGCCGCCTGCATTTCACTGACCCCTACGCCCCCGCCCGCCTAACCCGTATTGCCGATCAGGCCGAGTATTTTCTGCACGCATGGCCCGCCGAGGAGTGGCCCCAGGCCCTGCACTCGGGCCAGGCCTTGCCCTCCCGCTCCGTACTGCTGGCCTGGGTGGCCGCGGCCAAACGCGAGGCGGCGCTGGCCGCCGTGCCGTGGTCGTATGCCAGTTGGCAGCGGGTTGCCACCATGGTGCTGGCGGCGCTGGCACCTTTTACTTAGCCAGCAACATTTTATGGTTCAGCAGGTTATGTGTAGCGTCATCCGTACCGCGCGGGGCTGGTAGGGTAGCGGCGGCCCCGAAAGCAACCCTTCAGCTGTCAACCTGCGTAGGTGACTAGGAAGTGTTAACAGTCACGCAACCAGAGTACGGTTGCGGCCAAGTAAATGAACGCCAGAAAATGCGCATCCAGCTTTTCATACCGAGTGGCCAGCCGGCGAAACTGCTTGAGGCGGCTGAACAGTCGTTCGACAGGGTGGCGCTGGGCGTAGCGCACCGCGTCGTAGGGGCGCGGGTGGCGGCGCTTGCGCCGGGGCGGGATGACGGCTTGCGTGCCGCGGCGGGCAAGTTCGGCCACGAGCGGGTCGGAATCGTACCCGCGGTCGGCGATGAGCCAGTCCGGGGTGAGGCCCGCGAGCAACGGCAACGCCTGCGGGGCGTCGTGGCGCTGGCCGGCCGTGAGCCGGCACCGCCGCAAGCGGCCGCGCGCATCAGCCGCTACATGCATCTTGGTAGTGAGCCCGCCGCGACTGCGCCCGAGGGCTTGTGGTCCGTTTTTTTGCGCGCCCCCGACGCATGCTGGTGCGCCCGCACCGTCGTCGAGTCGACCAACAGCGTGTGCAGCGCGGCCTCGTCCTGCACCGCTTCGAACACGCGTTGCCACACGCCCGAACGGGCCCAACGCTGGAAACGTGTGTACGTCGTGTGCCAGTTGCCGCGCGCGGCCGGCAAGGCCCGCCAGCGCGCGCCGTTGCGGGCCAACCACAACACAGCCTCCACAAACTGTCGGTTGTCGCGTCCCCGGCCTCCGCTCGTGCCCGCACGGCCCGGCAACAGCGGCGCCAGCCGCCTCCACTGCGCATCCGTCAACATCTGCTCCATACTGCAAGGTAATCACTGTTAACACTTCCTAATTCCTTGCCTATCATATTATAGTCTCAGAAGGCACTGTTCTACCTAAATGCTACTGCTTGTATGGACTATTCTCTGCCTACTGCTCAGCTTCAACAGCTTCGCTCAGAGCTACCCTCTTTACAAAATGACCGGCCGGCCGATCAGCAGCAACTGCAACATGCCATGCAGTTTTTCATTGATGAGATTTTCTCCCTCCCGCACGGGCGTTTTTTGCACCTCGACGGGCCTGCCCTCCGACAGCAGTTTGCTCACCTGGACACCTTGCATCAGCAGTTAGAACAAGGCCACCTGCACTTAAATCAGCCCCACGATTGGCAATTGATCATGCAGCAGATGTTGCTGGTCCTGGATAAAGTACTGGCCGCTGAGGCAACGCATCAGCTGGGAAAAAGTCATTAATAAGCCCCTGCTTGTGTCGCCTAGGGGTCGCCCAGTATGGCTTTTAGTCTGGGAGAAAAACCTGCGAGCTATCCGGTTTTATGAGGAAAACGGCTTCGTTACACATGGTAAGCACGTGTTTGCGTTGGGTGATGGCGAGCAAACCGACTTCTTGATGAAGCATCCCCTGGTAAGCGCCTAACCCCTGAAATCCGTTTTCCAAAACAGGACTTTAGGAGTTAGGCTGTTGGCTTGCAAAGCTGATCCGTCGTTCCACCAAATGGTAGGCGCCTGATCAGCTTTCTTCCTTAATGCAATAGGGCCGCTTATCCCCTTTCCCATTGCTTACCGTTCATCACCCGTAGCATGCCCCGATTTCTATCCTTCCTACTACTGAATCTGACCTTACTCACGGCCGCTTGTCAGAAAGAGGATGCCAAGCCGGCCGAAGCACCGCTCGAAGGCCGCTGGACTCCAGACAGTTCCTTTGATTATAACTATTCCGCTACGGGTGCTTTCGTGAGCAAAACCAGCATCACGGTTACGCCGAACTTCTACCTGCGTATCACGCCCGATTCGCTCAGCTACCGCGCCACCGTGGGCAATTATTCACTCGGTCATTACAAGCTATTCCGCCAAGACAAAAACCTGACTTTTGGGCGGTTATCCTGCACCATTATGGAGTTAACGGACCATAAACTGGTGCTTCACTTCAAGGCTCTGGGCGTGCCACCGGGAGGTGCTTACACCGAGCAGGAAGACGTTTACACACGTTAAAACATCCAGCTCTCAACGGCTACCTCGTTTCTCCTACTGAGCCTTCCGTATTTGTTCTGCGAGTTGCAACCAAGGTTAGCAGGAACGGTCCAAGCCGACTTATCTTCCTCAAGCCCGAATCCAGAGCAAGTCTTCCCACCGGGTGGTGTAGGCAGATGTCTGGAACTGATGCTGTCCGGCCCAGGGCGCCGGGCCTCGCTCCCGGGGCACAGCCGCGGCAAAGCGCACGGCCCCCTTGCCAAAGCGCTGGTTGACTTTATCCAGTTCTGCCATGAGCGAGGCCCGGCGTTCGGCTTGCTCGTTAGGCTCAAACAGGAGAAGTTGCTGCTGGCCCGCTGTTTCTAGCCCGTCCAGCAGCACCCCGGCCTTCTTGTATACCCCACCCGGCTCCCAGATGCGCTTCAAGCCCACCCGGGCGTGGCGCAGCAGTTCTGTAGTGTCGCTAGTAGCTAAAGGTAGCGTCAGCACGGCCGAGCGCGTGTGCGGGGGCGGTTCCGTGCCATACCGGCTTTTGCTGATGAAGACCGTCAGCATGTTGACGGCCGAACCTTGCCGGCGCAGCTTCTCGGCTGCCTTGGAAGCAAAGTGCGCCACGGCGGCTTGCACAATATGAAAGTCTGAGAGCGGCTGGCCGAAGGTGCGGGTGTAGGCTATGCTCTTGCGGCTCGGGCCTCCGTCCTCGCTTGAAGCCAGCTGCTGGCACGGCGTGCCCTGCAGCTCGCGCACCAGGCGCGCGCCCACAACCCCACCCAACTGCTTGCGGGCCCAGCCCTCGCTCTGGCCCGCTAGCTGCGCAGCCGTAATAATGCCCTGATTCCAAAGCTTCTGGGTGTGCTGTTTCCCAATGCCCCACACCTCCTCCACCGGGGTCTGCTCTAGGGCCCACTGCCTGCACTGCTCCGTATTTAAATAGAGTAGTCCTTCTAGAGAGGGCGTTTTCTTAGCCAAACGGTTGGCCAGCTTGGCCAGGGTTTTGGTGGGGGCAATACCGATGCAAACGGGAATGTGGGTGCGCCGCTTGATTTCCTGCTTCCACGCCTGGGCCAATTTGCTCAAGTCGCCCTGGTACGCTTCCATACCGTGCAAGTCCAGAAAGCACTCGTCAATGGAGTACATCTCTACCTCCGGAACCACGGAACTCAGGTAGTGCAGCACGCGGGCCGACATGTCCCCATACAGGGCATAGTTGCTGGAAAATACGCGCACGTCGTGTTGCTGAATCAGGGGTTTTATCTTGAAGTAAGGCTCCCCCATTTTCAGGCCCAGGGCCTTGGCCTCGGCGCTACGGGAAATCAAGCAGCCATCATTGTTACTCAACACTACCACGGGTCTACCCTCCAGCTGGGGCTGAAAGGCCTGCTCACAGCTCACGTAGAAGTTATTGCAATCAACTAACGCGAACATGGGCGGAGAGCCGGCCGCGCCGGATTTCGGTTACTACGTGCGTGACCACACCCCACACGTCAAACAAATCGGGCTCCGTGATGGCGCGCTCCGGGTAAGAAGGATTATCCGGCACCAGAAACCAGGCCTCGCCCGCGCGTTTCACCAGGCGCTTGACCGTGAACTGGCCTTCCACCACGGCAATAACCACATCGCCGGACAGAGCCCGCAGTTGGCAGTCCACAGCCAGCAGAGCTCCGTCACGAATTCCGGACTCGCCACCCGTCATGGAGTCGCCCATCACGCGCACCAGGTAGGTGGAATCGGGATGGGGTAGCAGTAGGCGGTTCAAGTCGAGCTTCTCCCCGCGGTGGTCTTCGGCTGGGGAAGGAAAGCCCGCGGGCACCATCGAATCAAAGAACGTTAGCCACAGAGGCCGGCGAGTAACTGGGACAAAAAGCACTTCACACATACCAAACAACAAACTGGTTTGCTGCAAGTATACGACATACTAATAATTTTAGCTATTATTTTACTAATTCTGTTAGCCAAAGAAAAGAAAGTAAAAAATTTGAATTGACCTTTTCATTGAGAAAAACCAATGTAGATGACTAGCGAAAACGCAAAAAAAGCCGCCCCACCCGGAACGGCTTTTTCTAAAATCGGAGCGCGGAGAAAATTCCCACCCAACTCCGGCCCGATTCTGACCCTGGACTTAGTGCCGGAACAATAGTTCGCGGTACTTTACCAGGGGCCAGTCCTCATCGGCCACCATCAGCTCCAGCTTATCAACGGAGCGGCGAATGGTGTCGAAATGCGTCTTGACGGTGTCACAGTAGGCCACAGCCCGCTCGCGCGTATCGTCAATTTTGTTAGCCACTTTGCGCGCGTTGGTCATCTCATCTACCTGGGTTTTGATGGTAGAAATGTGCCGCGAAATGGCTTTGATAGTGTTTACGGTTACTTCCGAATTCTCGTCGTCGAGGCCTAGTTCCCGCAGACCGCGTACGTTAGTAATCAGTTTGGTCTGGTAAGCAACCGCCGTAGGGATGATATGGTTCACGGCTAGGTCACCCATTACGCGGCTTTCAATCTGGATTTTCTTGATGTAGTCCTCCAGCAGAATCTCGTGGCGGGCGTGTAGCTCCACGTGGGAGAAGATGCGGTGGCGCTCAAACAAGGAGGCGGCATCTTCCTGAATAATAGCGTCCAGAGCCTGGGGGGTAGTGGGCACGTTGGCCAAGCCGCGGGCGGCCGCCTCGTCCTTCCACTCGTCGGAGTAGCCGTTGCCCTCGAAGCGGATGTTCTTGGAGCTAATAACGTACTCGCGCAGCACGTCTACAATGGCTACCTCCTTTTTCTTGCCCTGCTCAATGAGCTTATCAACCGACTGTTTGAAGTCGATGAGCTGCTCGGCCACGATGGTGTTGAGCGTAGTCATGGCCGACGAAGAGTTGGCGGAGGAGCCCACGGCGCGGAACTCGAACTTGTTGCCGGTGAAGGCGAAGGGCGAGGTGCGGTTCCGGTCGGTGTTGTCGAGCAGAATGGCCGGAATCTTATCGATGCCGAGCTTGAGGTAAATGTTGTCGCCCTTGTCCAGGGGCACTTTGGCCGTGCGCTCCAATTCATCCAGCACCGAGTCGAGCATCGAACCCACGAACACCGACATGATGGCGGGCGGCGCTTCGTTAGCCCCGAGGCGGTGGTCGTTGCTGGCGGAGGCGATGCTGGCGCGCAGTAGCTCCCCGTAGCGGTGTACGGCCTTAATGGTAGTAATGAAGAAGGCGAGGAACTGGAGGTTTTCCTTGGGGCGGCGGCCGGGAGCCAGCAGGTTCACGCCCGTATCGGTGCTCATGGCCCAGTTGTTATGCTTGCCCGAGCCGTTAACGCCCGCAAACGGCTTCTCGTGCAGCAGCACCTTGAAGTTGTGCTTGTCGGCCACGCGCTCCATGATGTCCATGAGCAGCTGGTTGTGGTCGACGGCCAGGTTGGCGTCCTCAAAAGTCGGGGCGCACTCGAACTGGTGGGGTGCTACCTCGTTGTGGCGGGTGCGGAGCGGAATGCCGAGCTTGTTAGACTCTTCCTCGAAGTCCAGCATGTAGGCGTGCACGCGGGCCGGAATCGAGCCGAAATAGTGGTCTTCGAGCTGCTGCCCTTTGGCCGGCGCGTGGCCGAACAGGGTGCGGCCGGTCATCACCAGGTCGGGGCGGGCGTTGTACAAGGCGCGGTCTACCAGGAAGTATTCCTGCTCGATGCCTAGGGTCGTGTGCACGCGCTGTACGTCCTTGTCGAAGTACTGGCACACGTCCACGGCGGCCTTTTCCAGGGCAGCCAGCGACTTCAGCAACGGAGCTTTATAGTCGAGGGCTTCGCCGGTATACGCCACGAAGATGGTCGGGATGCACAAGGTTTTGGCCCCGGCGGTTTCAATAATGAAAGCGGGCGAAGTGGGGTCCCAGGCGGTGTACCCACGCGCCTCGAAGGTGTTGCGGATGCCGCCGTTTGGAAAGGAGGAAGCATCGGGCTCCTGCTGCACCAGGGCCGAGCCCTTAAAGTTCTCAATTGGCCGACCGTCGGAGTTCAGGTCGAAAAAGGAATCGTGCTTTTCGGCGGTAGCGCCGGTCAGGGGCTGAAACCAGTGCGTGTAGTGGGTAGCGCCCTTGGCCATGGCCCAGGTTTTCATGGCCGAAGCCACGGCGTCGGCTACGCTACGCTCCACGGGCGAGCCTTGCTTAATGGCAGCCTGCAACTTCTTGAAGTACTCGCCGGGCATGGTAGCCCGCATGGCATCCAGGTTGAAAACGTTTTTGCCAAACGTCTCGGAACGACGCTCGCCGGCAATGGTAACGGCCAGCGGCTCGCGCTGATCTACTAGTTCAAGAGCTTTAAAGCGAAGAATTGCCATGCTAGAGTTAGGCGTGAAGTAACTTTCAAGGATTATGAAGGCAAAGGTAGAAGGTAATACCAACCTTTCGCAATACCCCCTTCATTTTTTACCCCACTTTCGACAAAAGACCATATTTTACCTGTCACCCCATCTAATTTCTAGACCATTTCAGCAAAAATATGCTTGTCTTTAGAAAGTATGGCATTGGCTTTCGCACCGCCTAGTTCTATTACCGCTCACCTATCACGTAGGGCATCCGTTCAGGAGATGTTCAAATTTGCCTGACGGAATAAGGAGCTGGGGCGGGTCAACTACCTTTGCGGGGTGAAAAACCGCTTTGCGTTTCAGCCGCGCTACTTTTTGTTTTGGCTGCTCTATTTCGTTCTGGGAAAAGCCGTTTTTGTTGCCTACCACTGGCAGCAAACCAAGACGTTGTCGGGCGATACGGTGGCCGGCATTTTTGGCTACGGGTTGCGGCTGGACGGCGCGGCGGCGGCGTACTTGTGCGTAGTGCCGTTTCTGCTGTTCGTGGTGGGTAGCTTGGCCAGCTCCCGTTTTCCGCTGGAGCGCCTCATCCGCTTTTTCACGGCCGTATTCGGCCTGGTAGTCGCCGTACTCACCGTAGCCGATTTGGAACTGTACCGCGCCTGGGGGTTCCGGCTCGATGCTACCCCCCTGCAGTACCTGAGTACTCCTCGGGAAATGGCAGCCTCGGCGGGTAGCGCGCCCGTGCTGTTGTTGCTGAGTCTGTGGCTGGGGCTGCTGGGCGGCGGCTGGCTCCTGTATAAGCAGATAGTCGGTCGGTTGCCAGAACTCCCGACGGGCTTTGGCCGGGGGCGGGCCGCCCTGGCTAGCCTGCTGTACCTGGCGTTGCTGGTAGTGCCGCTGCGCGGGGGGCTGCAGCAAATTCCGGTCAACCAGAGCGACGTTTATTTCTCCAGCCGACCATTTGCCAACCACGCGGCCGTAAATGTGCCCTGGAACGTCGTTAACTCCCTGCGCTTGCAAAACGGCGGACCGAATCCGTACCAGTTTCTGCCCGACTCGACCGCGCGACGCCTGACCCAGCAGCTCTACGCTCCCACCGGCCCAGATACGGTTGCCCTGCTGCGGACCCGCCGGCCCAATGTGCTATTCATTATTCTGGAAAGCTTTACGGGCAAGCTGGTGGGCCACTTGGGCGGCGAAACTGGCGTAACGCCCACCCTGGACAGCCTGAGCCAGGTTGGAGTGTCGTTTCAGAACCTGTACGCGGCCGGCGACCGAAGCCAGAAAGGACTGGTGGCCTTGCTTTCGGGCTACCCCAACCAGCCCACAACCAGCATTATTAAGTCGCCGCGCAAAACCGAACGCCTCCCCCACCTGGCCCGCACCCTGCGCGACCAAGGGTACAGCACGGCATATTACCACGGGGGCGAGCTGGCGTTTGCCAACATGAAAAGCTACCTCGTGACGGCTGGCTATGAGCAATTTACGGAACGCAGCGACTTTACCCGCCGCGACCAGAACGCCAAGTGGGGAGCCCACGACCATGTGCTGCTAACGCGGCTACTGCAGGAGCTACCCCGGCAGCGCCCACCCTTCTTTGTTACCGCCTTTACGCTCAGCAGCCACGAGCCCTTTGACGTGCCCATGCGCCCGCGCTTCCCGGGCACCACGGAGGCGGCCCTGTTCCGCAACTCCGTGTATTACACCGACCACGTGCTTGGGCAGTTTCTGGCGCAGGCGCGCCGCCAGCCCTGGTGGGATTCCACGCTGGTAGTGCTGGTAGCCGACCACGGCCACCACCAGCCCGGCGACACGCCTAATCACGCACCAGCCAAATTCCGGGTTCCGCTGTTGCTGACGGGCGGGGCCCTACTACCCAGCGCCCAGGGCCGCCAGATCAGCACTTTCGGCAGCCAAACCGATGTAGCGGCGACCCTCTTGGCCCAGCTCAAGCTGCCTGCCACTACCTTTCCCTGGAGCCGCGACCTGCTGGCCCCGGCTCCGGTGGCCTGGCCCGGCGGTGTGGCCTTCTATTGTTTCACCGATGGTTTCGGGGTAGCGGCCCCGGGCGGCACAGTGACCTACGATAACGTGGCCCGCCGCGAGATTGAGCGCACCGGGTCAGTCTCGCCCCAGCAGCTGCGGTTCGGGCAAGCCTACGAGCAAACTTCCTTTGGGGACTTTCTGAAGAAGTGAGTGGCTTAGACAATGATTTAATTGCAACGGAAGCTTACAGCTATCTTTGCCTTCGAAAGACCACAAAAAACGACCCGTTGTGATGTACAACGGGTCGTTTTTTGTGGTCTGATTAGCTAAACGCCGCGAATAGTTCTGACAAGAACCTACTCTTGCTGTTCCGGAGGATTTTGTGGAAGGGGCTCTTGCTCGCCAGTACCAGTCCCAGTCCGTGTACCACCTCCACCAGTACCATCAGGATAACCACTGGTACCACCAGGATAACCACCACTACCACCATCAGTATCGTATGGTAGGTATCGTGGCGGTCGTCCATCACAGTACTCTATTACACCTATTCCAGTGTTTTCATAACGACAATTAGAACTGCGCTGTAACGAGACCTGCTTGGCTGTAAGGTGAGTAACAGCTTTGATTTTAGCGTTTGGAACGGCTACAATTTCCTCAGCGAACGGCAAGTGTATATTACTAGCAGCCAAGCTATTTGTAGGTAACACTACTGCCGAGAGGAATATTACGCTAATACCACTGATAAGGGGTCTGAGAAGAGTATTTAAGATTGATGACATGGTATTTAGGGAAAAATGTGAGGTATAGGTCATCGGCCAACGAACCTCAACAACAATACAGATTAGAAGCTGTGATTCCTACTACGGTTGAGGAGAAGGCCAAAATTTTATAATGCCTCATTTGCTTTTAGCTTGATGTAGGCCAGCGCACAAAGAAAAAATTAGTATATGGAATTCTCCATCAGGTAGGCTAACCAAGGATATACACTCCGGCGCTCGTCCTCCAGGTCTACCGCTGCGCTGCCGGAAACCTGCAACTTCCGCCGTATCTTTGTGGTCTTGCTTATGGAAACCAGAAAAGTTGCCTTTTATACGCTCGGCTGCAAGCTTAATTTCTCCGAAACCTCGGCCATTGGCCGGCAGTTCGAGGAGCACGGCTTCGTGAAAGCAGCCTTTGAAGATGCGGCCGACATTTACGTCATCAACACGTGCTCCGTTACCGACCACGCCGACCGCAAGTGCCGGAAGGTAGTAAAGGAAGCCCTAAAGCATAACCCCGAGGCTTTCGTGGCCATCGTGGGCTGTTACGCCCAGCTCAAGCCCCAGGAAATTGCCGAAATTCCGGGCGTGCACGCCGTGCTAGGCGCCGCCGAAAAGTTTCAGCTGGTAGAAACGCTAGCGGGCTTCCAGAAGCCGGCGGCTGGGCAGCCGGGCCAGGTGTTTGCCTCCCCCATTTCGGAAGCCACCGAGTTTCACGCCGCCCACAGCTACGGCGACCGAACGCGCACCTTCCTAAAGGTGCAGGACGGCTGCGACTACTCCTGCTCGTT of Hymenobacter sublimis contains these proteins:
- a CDS encoding NAD(P)H-quinone oxidoreductase produces the protein MQALVITRPGGPEVLEVREIPRPVPAAHEVLIKVHAAGVNRPDILLRQGKYRGSGDVSGLVPGLEVAGVIEACGAEVTRWHPGDAVCALLAQGGYAEYAAADARHCLPLPVSWTFAEAASLPETVFTVWHNVFQRGQLQPGETLPVHGGSSGIGVTAVQLAHLLGSRVVATAGSEEKCAAVRALGADLVVNYREQDFEAVVAETDGVDVVLDMIGGDYTAKNLRLLRDDGRLVFINAMQGGAASFNALEVMARRLTITGSTLRPRSAEFKAALAADVERHVWPLLPDRRFRPVLHSTLPLAAATDAHRLLESSAHIGKIVLTVSD
- a CDS encoding IS5 family transposase (programmed frameshift) yields the protein MEQMLTDAQWRRLAPLLPGRAGTSGGRGRDNRQFVEAVLWLARNGARWRALPAARGNWHTTYTRFQRWARSGVWQRVFEAVQDEAALHTLLVDSTTVRAHQHASGARKKTDPQALGRSRGGLTTKMHVAADARGRLRRCRLTAGQRHDAPQALPLLAGLTPDWLIADRGYDSDPLVAELARRGTQAVIPPRRKRRHPRPYDAVRYAQRHPVERLFSRLKQFRRLATRYEKLDAHFLAFIYLAATVLWLRDC
- a CDS encoding Y-family DNA polymerase; the encoded protein is MFALVDCNNFYVSCEQAFQPQLEGRPVVVLSNNDGCLISRSAEAKALGLKMGEPYFKIKPLIQQHDVRVFSSNYALYGDMSARVLHYLSSVVPEVEMYSIDECFLDLHGMEAYQGDLSKLAQAWKQEIKRRTHIPVCIGIAPTKTLAKLANRLAKKTPSLEGLLYLNTEQCRQWALEQTPVEEVWGIGKQHTQKLWNQGIITAAQLAGQSEGWARKQLGGVVGARLVRELQGTPCQQLASSEDGGPSRKSIAYTRTFGQPLSDFHIVQAAVAHFASKAAEKLRRQGSAVNMLTVFISKSRYGTEPPPHTRSAVLTLPLATSDTTELLRHARVGLKRIWEPGGVYKKAGVLLDGLETAGQQQLLLFEPNEQAERRASLMAELDKVNQRFGKGAVRFAAAVPRERGPAPWAGQHQFQTSAYTTRWEDLLWIRA
- a CDS encoding LexA family protein, coding for MCEVLFVPVTRRPLWLTFFDSMVPAGFPSPAEDHRGEKLDLNRLLLPHPDSTYLVRVMGDSMTGGESGIRDGALLAVDCQLRALSGDVVIAVVEGQFTVKRLVKRAGEAWFLVPDNPSYPERAITEPDLFDVWGVVTHVVTEIRRGRLSAHVRVS
- a CDS encoding glutamine synthetase III family protein, coding for MAILRFKALELVDQREPLAVTIAGERRSETFGKNVFNLDAMRATMPGEYFKKLQAAIKQGSPVERSVADAVASAMKTWAMAKGATHYTHWFQPLTGATAEKHDSFFDLNSDGRPIENFKGSALVQQEPDASSFPNGGIRNTFEARGYTAWDPTSPAFIIETAGAKTLCIPTIFVAYTGEALDYKAPLLKSLAALEKAAVDVCQYFDKDVQRVHTTLGIEQEYFLVDRALYNARPDLVMTGRTLFGHAPAKGQQLEDHYFGSIPARVHAYMLDFEEESNKLGIPLRTRHNEVAPHQFECAPTFEDANLAVDHNQLLMDIMERVADKHNFKVLLHEKPFAGVNGSGKHNNWAMSTDTGVNLLAPGRRPKENLQFLAFFITTIKAVHRYGELLRASIASASNDHRLGANEAPPAIMSVFVGSMLDSVLDELERTAKVPLDKGDNIYLKLGIDKIPAILLDNTDRNRTSPFAFTGNKFEFRAVGSSANSSSAMTTLNTIVAEQLIDFKQSVDKLIEQGKKKEVAIVDVLREYVISSKNIRFEGNGYSDEWKDEAAARGLANVPTTPQALDAIIQEDAASLFERHRIFSHVELHARHEILLEDYIKKIQIESRVMGDLAVNHIIPTAVAYQTKLITNVRGLRELGLDDENSEVTVNTIKAISRHISTIKTQVDEMTNARKVANKIDDTRERAVAYCDTVKTHFDTIRRSVDKLELMVADEDWPLVKYRELLFRH
- a CDS encoding LTA synthase family protein is translated as MKNRFAFQPRYFLFWLLYFVLGKAVFVAYHWQQTKTLSGDTVAGIFGYGLRLDGAAAAYLCVVPFLLFVVGSLASSRFPLERLIRFFTAVFGLVVAVLTVADLELYRAWGFRLDATPLQYLSTPREMAASAGSAPVLLLLSLWLGLLGGGWLLYKQIVGRLPELPTGFGRGRAALASLLYLALLVVPLRGGLQQIPVNQSDVYFSSRPFANHAAVNVPWNVVNSLRLQNGGPNPYQFLPDSTARRLTQQLYAPTGPDTVALLRTRRPNVLFIILESFTGKLVGHLGGETGVTPTLDSLSQVGVSFQNLYAAGDRSQKGLVALLSGYPNQPTTSIIKSPRKTERLPHLARTLRDQGYSTAYYHGGELAFANMKSYLVTAGYEQFTERSDFTRRDQNAKWGAHDHVLLTRLLQELPRQRPPFFVTAFTLSSHEPFDVPMRPRFPGTTEAALFRNSVYYTDHVLGQFLAQARRQPWWDSTLVVLVADHGHHQPGDTPNHAPAKFRVPLLLTGGALLPSAQGRQISTFGSQTDVAATLLAQLKLPATTFPWSRDLLAPAPVAWPGGVAFYCFTDGFGVAAPGGTVTYDNVARREIERTGSVSPQQLRFGQAYEQTSFGDFLKK